In Felis catus isolate Fca126 chromosome A2, F.catus_Fca126_mat1.0, whole genome shotgun sequence, the following proteins share a genomic window:
- the PRKCD gene encoding protein kinase C delta type, with product MAPFLRIAFTSYELGSLQAADEASQPFCAVKMKEALSTERGKTLVQKKPTMYPEWKSTFDAHIYEGRVIQIVLMRAAEEPMSEVTVGVSVLAERCKKNNGKAEFWLDLQPQAKVLMSVQYFLEDIDCKQSMRGEDEAKFPTMNRRGAIKQAKIHYIKNHEFIATFFRQPTFCSVCKDFVWGLNKQGYKCRQCNAAIHKKCIDKIIGRCTGTAANSRDTIFQKERFNIDMPHRFKVYNYMSPTFCDHCGSLLWGLVKQGLKCEDCGMNVHHKCQKKVANLCGINQKLLAEALNQVSQRPFRKSETEPVGIYQNFEKKPEISGEIVPDNGTYGKIWEGSTRCNIENFTFHKVLGKGSFGKVLLAELKGRKEFFAVKALKKDVVLIDDDVECTMVEKRVLALAWENPFLTHLFCTFQTKDHLFFVMEFLNGGDLMYHIQDKGRFELYRATFYAAEIVCGLQFLHNKGIIYRDLKLDNVMLDQDGHIKIADFGMCKENIFGEKQASTFCGTPDYIAPEILQGLKYSFSVDWWSFGVLLYEMLIGQSPFHGDDEDELFESIRVDTPHYPRWITKESKDILEKLLERDTTKRLGVTGNIKIHPFFKTINWTLLEKRAVEPPFKPKVKSPGDYSNFDQEFLNEKARLSYTDKNLIDSMDQTAFAGFSFVNPKFERLLEK from the exons ATGGCACCGTTCCTGCGTATCGCCTTCACCTCCTATGAGCTCGGCTCCCTGCAGGCTGCGGACGAGGCCAGCCAGCCCTTCTGTGCCGTGAAGATGAAGGAGGCACTTAGCACAG AGCGCGGGAAGACACTGGTGCAGAAGAAGCCTACCATGTATCCCGAGTGGAAGTCCACATTCGATGCCCACATCTACGAGGGCCGCGTCATCCAGATTGTGCTGATGCGAGCAGCCGAAGAGCCGATGTCTGAGGTGACAGTGGGTGTGTCGGTACTGGCCGAGCGCTGCAAGAAGAACAACGGCAAGGCCGAGTTCTGG CTGGACCTGCAACCCCAGGCCAAGGTGTTGATGTCTGTGCAGTATTTCCTGGAAGACATAG ATTGCAAACAGTCTATGCGGGGTGAAGACGAGGCCAAGTTCCCAACAATGAACCGCCGTGGAGCCATCAAGCAGGCCAAGATCCACTACATCAAGAACCATGAGTTTATTGCCACCTTCTTCAGACAGCCCACCTTCTGTTCTGTATGCAAAGACTTTGTTTG GGGTCTCAACAAGCAAGGCTACAAATGCAGGC AATGCAACGCTGCCATCCACAAGAAATGCATCGACAAGATCATCGGCCGGTGCACCGGCACCGCAGCCAACAGCCGGGACACCATA TTCCAGAAAGAACGTTTCAACATCGACATGCCGCACCGATTCAAGGTTTACAACTACATGAGCCCCACCTTCTGTGACCACTGTGGCAGCCTGCTGTGGGGACTGGTGAAGCAGGGACTAAAATGTGAAG ACTGTGGCATGAATGTGCACCATAAGTGCCAGAAGAAGGTGGCCAACCTCTGTGGCATTAACCAGAAGCTCTTGGCTGAGGCGTTGAACCAAGTGAGCCAG AGACCCTTCCGGAAGTCAGAAACAGAGCCTGTTGGGATCTACCAGAATTTTGAGAAGAAGCCAGAAATCTCTGGAGAAATTGTCCCAG ACAATGGGACCTACGGCAAGATCTGGGAGGGCAGCACCAGGTGCAACATTGAGAACTTCACCTTCCACAAGGTCCTGGGCAAAGGCAGCTTTGGGAAG GTGCTGCTTGCAGAGCTGAAGGGCAGGAAGGAGTTCTTTGCGGTCAAGGCCCTCAAGAAGGACGTGGTTCTGATCGATGATGATGTGGAGTGCACCATGGTGGAGAAGCGGGTGCTGGCACTCGCCTGGGAGAATCCCTTTCTCACCCACCTCTTCTGTACATTCCAGACCAAG GACCACTTGTTCTTCGTGATGGAGTTCCTCAACGGGGGGGACCTGATGTACCACATCCAGGACAAAGGCCGCTTCGAGCTCTACCGTGCTAC GTTTTATGCAGCCGAGATCGTCTGTGGACTACAGTTTCTACACAACAAAGGGATCATTTACAG GGACCTCAAGCTGGACAACGTGATGCTGGACCAGGATGGCCACATCAAGATCGCCGACTTTGGGATGTGCAAAGAGAACATCTTCGGGGAGAAACAGGCCAGCACCTTCTGTGGCACCCCTGACTATATCGCCCCCGAA ATCCTGCAGGGCCTGAAGTACTCATTCTCCGTGGATTGGTGGTCCTTTGGAGTCCTTCTCTATGAGATGCTCATTGGTCAGTCCCCCTTCCATGGTGACGATGAGGACGAACTGTTTGAGTCCATCCGTGTGGACACACCACATTATCCCCGCTGGATCACCAAGGAGTCCAAGGATATTCTGGAGAAG CTGCTTGAAAGGGATACAACCAAGAGGCTGGGAGTGACAGGGAACATCAAAATCCACCCCTTCTTCAAGACCATCAACTGGACTCTTCTGGAGAAACGAGCCGTGGAACCGCCCTTCAAGCCCAAAGTG AAGTCCCCTGGAGACTACAGCAACTTTGACCAGGAGTTCCTGAACGAGAAGGCACGCCTCTCCTACACCGACAAGAACCTCATCGACTCCATGGACCAAACTGCATTTGCTGGCTTCTCCTTCGTGAACCCCAAATTTGAGAGACTCCTGGAAAAGTGA